One Gemmatimonadota bacterium DNA window includes the following coding sequences:
- a CDS encoding MlaD family protein gives MRDRRQEIILGAVVFFAAVILVVGTVWLSERYAGAAGGYRIHAKFDSVPGLQVGNPVTFRGVKVGKVLSITLEDGLPFVALGFATVRDLPVDSRFLLKSDGLLGGQMIEIQLGESEQRLPDGAVVEGISASDLDAMVSESRLMIEKIRNAVDGVASDNNLAHLESVLARIDTTTYYLNRLLNDDNLGKVDKMLDSLAVATGDASGLMRDNRENLSIAVTNIAVMMERLARISAQMESTSVAMQNTFVNLDDISKGIRDGRGTVGRLVKDEAVYEHLDRTLTSVDSLIEDIKRNPKRYLHISIF, from the coding sequence GATTATTCTGGGCGCAGTTGTATTTTTTGCGGCCGTTATTCTGGTGGTCGGTACTGTGTGGCTTTCAGAGCGCTATGCAGGTGCGGCTGGCGGATATCGAATCCATGCTAAGTTCGACAGTGTGCCAGGGCTTCAAGTGGGCAATCCCGTGACGTTTCGCGGGGTGAAGGTGGGAAAGGTTCTGTCTATTACCCTTGAGGATGGGCTGCCTTTTGTTGCGCTCGGGTTTGCCACTGTACGAGATTTGCCCGTGGATTCGCGTTTTTTACTCAAATCCGACGGTCTGCTGGGTGGGCAGATGATCGAGATTCAGCTGGGAGAGTCGGAACAGCGTCTTCCAGATGGTGCTGTTGTGGAGGGGATTTCTGCTTCGGATCTCGATGCGATGGTGTCTGAAAGCAGGCTTATGATCGAAAAGATTCGCAATGCGGTAGATGGCGTCGCCAGTGATAACAATCTCGCGCATCTGGAAAGCGTTCTTGCGCGTATTGATACGACCACGTACTATCTCAACCGATTATTGAATGACGATAATCTGGGTAAGGTCGATAAGATGCTCGACAGTTTGGCGGTGGCGACGGGCGATGCGAGTGGTTTGATGCGGGATAATCGCGAAAATTTGAGTATTGCAGTGACCAATATAGCTGTGATGATGGAACGCCTTGCGCGGATTTCGGCACAGATGGAATCGACTTCGGTTGCTATGCAGAATACATTTGTCAATCTCGATGATATTTCCAAAGGGATACGAGACGGACGCGGTACGGTCGGGCGTTTGGTTAAGGACGAAGCGGTGTACGAGCATCTGGATCGCACACTGACGTCTGTGGATAGTCTTATTGAAGATATCAAGCGGAATCCCAAACGCTATCTCCATATTAGTATATTCTGA